One stretch of Euphorbia lathyris chromosome 7, ddEupLath1.1, whole genome shotgun sequence DNA includes these proteins:
- the LOC136201127 gene encoding transcription factor bHLH79-like isoform X1 produces the protein MDPPLINETSFSAANPSSYTLTEIWPFHSINGDTCGSGLGLRMGNFGGGFGERDVSVAESTVTEQSGGAGSGNGRKRRGVSSEDESSKMVSTTCSANELKNSNDKRMKLSILRNGNGNLKSEREETSVVNDKPYEESSKLSEPPKQDYIHVRARRGQATDSHSLAERARREKISEKMKVLQDLVPGCNKVIGKALVLDEIINYIQSLQQQVEFLSMKLEAVNTRMDISPTVEGFNPKDVGAPSFDGSGMMFGVQSSRDYAQTSQPEWLHMQIGGSFDRT, from the exons ATGGATCCTCCATTGATAAATGAGACGTCTTTCTCTGCAGCCAACCCCTCTTCCTACACTTTGACTGAGATTTGGCCCTTCCATTCTATCAATGGAGATACTTGTGGCAGTGGGTTGGGTCTTCGAATGGGGAATTTCGGCGGGGGATTCGGAGAACGAGATGTTTCGGTTGCGGAATCCACTGTTACAGAGCAGAGTGGCGGTGCCGGCAGTGGGAATGGGAGAAAGAGGAGAGGTGTGAGTTCGGAAGATGAGTCATCTAAGATGGTCTCCACTACTTGCAGTGCCAATGAATTG AAGAACTCAAATGATAAGCGAATGAAATTATCAATACTGAGAAATGGGAATGGCAATTTGAAATCTGAAAGAGAAGAAACTTCTGTTGTCAATGACAAGCCTTATGAAGAAAGCAGTAAACTATCTGAACCACCTAAGCAAGACTACATTCATGTGAGAGCTAGAAGGGGTCAAGCTACTGATAGCCATAGTCTAGCTGAAAGA GCCAGGAGAGAAAAGATTAGTGAGAAAATGAAGGTTCTCCAAGACTTGGTCCCTGGGTGCAATAAG GTTATTGGCAAAGCCCTTGTTCTTGATGAGATAATTAACTACATCCAGTCACTACAGCAGCAGGTTGAG TTCCTATCAATGAAGCTAGAGGCGGTTAATACGAGGATGGATATTTCTCCCACCGTTGAAGGCTTTAACCCAAAAGAT GTTGGTGCACCGTCATTTGATGGTAGTGGGATGATGTTTGGAGTTCAATCAAGCAGAGATTATGCTCAAACATCACAACCTGAATGGTTGCATATGCAGATTGGGGGGAGTTTTGACAGAACATGA
- the LOC136201127 gene encoding transcription factor bHLH79-like isoform X2, with the protein MDPPLINETSFSAANPSSYTLTEIWPFHSINGDTCGSGLGLRMGNFGGGFGERDVSVAESTVTEQSGGAGSGNGRKRRGVSSEDESSKMVSTTCSANELNSNDKRMKLSILRNGNGNLKSEREETSVVNDKPYEESSKLSEPPKQDYIHVRARRGQATDSHSLAERARREKISEKMKVLQDLVPGCNKVIGKALVLDEIINYIQSLQQQVEFLSMKLEAVNTRMDISPTVEGFNPKDVGAPSFDGSGMMFGVQSSRDYAQTSQPEWLHMQIGGSFDRT; encoded by the exons ATGGATCCTCCATTGATAAATGAGACGTCTTTCTCTGCAGCCAACCCCTCTTCCTACACTTTGACTGAGATTTGGCCCTTCCATTCTATCAATGGAGATACTTGTGGCAGTGGGTTGGGTCTTCGAATGGGGAATTTCGGCGGGGGATTCGGAGAACGAGATGTTTCGGTTGCGGAATCCACTGTTACAGAGCAGAGTGGCGGTGCCGGCAGTGGGAATGGGAGAAAGAGGAGAGGTGTGAGTTCGGAAGATGAGTCATCTAAGATGGTCTCCACTACTTGCAGTGCCAATGAATTG AACTCAAATGATAAGCGAATGAAATTATCAATACTGAGAAATGGGAATGGCAATTTGAAATCTGAAAGAGAAGAAACTTCTGTTGTCAATGACAAGCCTTATGAAGAAAGCAGTAAACTATCTGAACCACCTAAGCAAGACTACATTCATGTGAGAGCTAGAAGGGGTCAAGCTACTGATAGCCATAGTCTAGCTGAAAGA GCCAGGAGAGAAAAGATTAGTGAGAAAATGAAGGTTCTCCAAGACTTGGTCCCTGGGTGCAATAAG GTTATTGGCAAAGCCCTTGTTCTTGATGAGATAATTAACTACATCCAGTCACTACAGCAGCAGGTTGAG TTCCTATCAATGAAGCTAGAGGCGGTTAATACGAGGATGGATATTTCTCCCACCGTTGAAGGCTTTAACCCAAAAGAT GTTGGTGCACCGTCATTTGATGGTAGTGGGATGATGTTTGGAGTTCAATCAAGCAGAGATTATGCTCAAACATCACAACCTGAATGGTTGCATATGCAGATTGGGGGGAGTTTTGACAGAACATGA
- the LOC136201127 gene encoding transcription factor bHLH79-like isoform X3, which translates to MDPPLINETSFSAANPSSYTLTEIWPFHSINGDTCGSGLGLRMGNFGGGFGERDVSVAESTVTEQSGGAGSGNGRKRRGVSSEDESSKMVSTTCSANELKNSNDKRMKLSILRNGNGNLKSEREETSVVNDKPYEESSKLSEPPKQDYIHVRARRGQATDSHSLAERARREKISEKMKVLQDLVPGCNKVIGKALVLDEIINYIQSLQQQVELEAVNTRMDISPTVEGFNPKDVGAPSFDGSGMMFGVQSSRDYAQTSQPEWLHMQIGGSFDRT; encoded by the exons ATGGATCCTCCATTGATAAATGAGACGTCTTTCTCTGCAGCCAACCCCTCTTCCTACACTTTGACTGAGATTTGGCCCTTCCATTCTATCAATGGAGATACTTGTGGCAGTGGGTTGGGTCTTCGAATGGGGAATTTCGGCGGGGGATTCGGAGAACGAGATGTTTCGGTTGCGGAATCCACTGTTACAGAGCAGAGTGGCGGTGCCGGCAGTGGGAATGGGAGAAAGAGGAGAGGTGTGAGTTCGGAAGATGAGTCATCTAAGATGGTCTCCACTACTTGCAGTGCCAATGAATTG AAGAACTCAAATGATAAGCGAATGAAATTATCAATACTGAGAAATGGGAATGGCAATTTGAAATCTGAAAGAGAAGAAACTTCTGTTGTCAATGACAAGCCTTATGAAGAAAGCAGTAAACTATCTGAACCACCTAAGCAAGACTACATTCATGTGAGAGCTAGAAGGGGTCAAGCTACTGATAGCCATAGTCTAGCTGAAAGA GCCAGGAGAGAAAAGATTAGTGAGAAAATGAAGGTTCTCCAAGACTTGGTCCCTGGGTGCAATAAG GTTATTGGCAAAGCCCTTGTTCTTGATGAGATAATTAACTACATCCAGTCACTACAGCAGCAGGTTGAG CTAGAGGCGGTTAATACGAGGATGGATATTTCTCCCACCGTTGAAGGCTTTAACCCAAAAGAT GTTGGTGCACCGTCATTTGATGGTAGTGGGATGATGTTTGGAGTTCAATCAAGCAGAGATTATGCTCAAACATCACAACCTGAATGGTTGCATATGCAGATTGGGGGGAGTTTTGACAGAACATGA
- the LOC136201126 gene encoding hevamine-A-like — MAKQTMNLISFLVLIIVLISASSSEAGSISIYWGQNGNEGTLAETCATGNYKYVNLAFLATFGSGRTPMLNLAGHCDPYSNACTNLTSDIKSCQSNGIKVILSIGGGAGAYSLSSSDDAKQVATYIWNNFLSGKSSTRPLGSAVLDGVDFDIEGGTGLYWDDLARYLSAYSKKGNKVYLTAAPQCPFPDASVGKALQTGLFDYVWVQFYNNPPCQYSAGSITDLEDAWKQWISDIPANKIFLGLPAAPEAAGSGFIPVADLTSKVLPVIKGSTKYGGVMLWSKYYDDQTGYSSSIKNHV, encoded by the coding sequence ATGGCAAAGCAAACGATGAATTTGATCTCATTTCTTGTACTGATAATTGTGTTGATTTCAGCAAGTAGCTCGGAAGCAGGTTCGATATCCATATACTGGGGTCAGAACGGAAATGAGGGAACACTAGCTGAGACTTGTGCTACTGGAAATTACAAATATGTGAACTTAGCTTTTCTAGCAACATTCGGAAGTGGTAGAACCCCTATGCTTAATCTTGCTGGTCATTGTGATCCTTACAGCAATGCCTGCACTAACTTAACTTCCGATATAAAATCATGTCAATCCAATGGCATCAAAGTAATTCTTTCCATTGGAGGTGGTGCTGGTGCCTACTCCTTGTCTTCTTCTGACGATGCTAAACAAGTTGCTACCTACATCTGGAACAACTTCTTGTCCGGAAAATCTTCAACTCGTCCCCTTGGTTCTGCTGTTCTTGATGGTGTTGATTTCGACATCGAAGGAGGGACCGGTCTCTACTGGGATGATCTTGCAAGGTACCTTTCAGCATACAGCAAGAAAGGCAACAAAGTGTACCTAACTGCTGCACCTCAATGCCCATTCCCTGATGCATCGGTTGGAAAAGCCCTGCAAACAGGCCTTTTCGATTACGTCTGGGTTCAATTCTACAACAACCCGCCTTGCCAATACTCGGCTGGTTCAATTACCGATCTTGAAGATGCATGGAAGCAATGGATTTCTGATATTCCGGCAAACAAGATTTTCTTGGGGTTGCCTGCAGCTCCTGAAGCTGCAGGCAGTGGCTTCATTCCTGTCGCTGATCTCACATCAAAGGTGCTTCCTGTTATTAAAGGTTCAACTAAGTATGGAGGTGTGATGCTATGGTCCAAGTATTATGATGATCAGACTGGATACAGTTCTTCCATCAAAAATCATGTctga